The stretch of DNA AAAGGCACATATTTTTCTTTGTCATCACCTCAATGATGGGTTGAAAGTCAAATATCTCACTGTGAAAGAGTCATGAGAGCTTTGGAAAAATCTAAAAGAAAAATATGACCATCAGAGAACTGTAGTTCTCCCAAGAGTCCGATATGAATGGATGCATCTACAGTTACAAGATTTTAAGTCCGTAAGTGATTATAACTCTGCATTATTCAAGACTAGTTCCACACTGATACTTTGTGGAGAGAAAGTTGCTGATCAAGACATGTTAGAAAAGACATTATCCacttttcatgcatcaaatgTGCTCCTACAACAACAATATCGTGAACGTGGATTTCAAAGGTACTCTGAACTCATCTCGTGCTTACTAGTTGCTGAACAAAACAATGAGCTACTCATGAAAAATCACCAAATGCGCCCAACTGGATCCACACTATTTCCTGAAGCAAATGAAATTACATTTCCTGAAGAATATGAAATTGCATTTCTTGAAGCAAATGATAATTCCACTCAAAATCATAACAATGAAAGTCAACGTGGACGTGGGCGTGGCCAAAGAAAATACTATCAACAACAAAATGGAAAGAAACATAAAACAAGCCACCAGCAGTGGAATTCCAATAAATGAAGAAGCAAAGGAGAAAAGTTCGAAAGTGTATGAAGAAAAATGTTATAGATGTGGAATGGAAGGACATTGGTCTCATACATGTTGTACGTCAAAACATCTTGTGGATCTCTACCAAAACTCAATAAAGGAAAATGGAAAAATAGAGATAAATTTTGTGGACAATAATGATCCAATTGACATAACTCACTTGGACGTCTCTGATTTCTTCTCTTATGAAGATGGAAATATAGATAATTTGATTGGTGGTGGTGTGTtagaaaacaataaataataatttttattggtCTTACTTCTACTTTGAATTTCTATTGTTTCTTAGGTTATTGTGGTCTCGTTTTTATTTTAATGTTCAGTTCATGTTTATGATTTGTCGTGAaggtttatttttttattcaataaatgtttttattattattcaataaaatatttcctTTGAAAGTATTACatattatttatcaaatttagCTTACTGAGTTATATTTTGTTTTAGATTAATGACTATATGTTATGATGAATGCTTAGCGGATAGTGGTATAATGCATACCATTATTCAAAATTAAAGGTATTTTTTGGAGTTAACATTAGCTGAAAATAATGTTACAATAATATCGGGTGTATCAAAAATTATTGAAGGTTATGGAAAGGAAAAAGTCATTTTACCAAATGATACAAGCCTATATACTGAAAATTCTATATATGCTAGCAAATCCAGTATAAATTTGCTTAGCTTTAAAGATATCCGCCGAAATAGATACCATATTGAAACATTAAATGAAAATACTTTTGAATAACTTTGCATAACATATATTATATCTTGCTAGAAGCAGACAAAAGAAAAATCATGTGCACTCCCTTCTGGAATGTATTTTAcaacaataaaacatttgaagcAAACATTGTCACAAACCATAAGTTTGTTGACCAACAAAGCTTCAAATTATGGCATGATCGACTTGGTCACCCTGGGGcaacaatgatgcgaaaaaTTATGATTAACTCACATGGACACCTTCTAAAGAACCAGAAGATTCTTTTACACAATGACCATCCATGTGTAGCTTGTTCACATGACAAACTAATTTTAAGAAATTCCCCTACAAAATTTGATGCTGAAATCCCAACCTTCTTGGAGAGAATTCATGAGGATATTTGTGGGCCTATACACCTACCTTGTGGACCATTTCGATATTTCCTAATATTGATTGATGCGTCTACTAGATGGTCACATGTTAGTCTGCTTTCAACTCGAAATATATGTTTTGCTAGATTACTTgcacaaattattaaattacgaGCTCAATTTCCAGATCATTCAATCAAGACAATTCGTCTTGATAATGCTACCGAATTTAAATCCTAGAAATTTAATGACTATTGTATGTCAATAGGGATTTCAGTTGAGCATTCGGTTCCCCATGTTCATACACAAAATGGCTTAGCATAGTCATTTATCAAGCTTTTGCAATTAATTGCTAGAACATTACTGATGAGAACAAAACTTTCATCATCTGGGTGGGGCCACGCCATAATATATGATGCATCATTGATTCGTATAAGGCCAATTATTATCACCAATACTCACCTTTACAACTTGCTTATGGTCGAGAGACTGATGTTTCTCACCTTCGATTATTTGGTTGTGTAGTACAAATCCATATCTCACCTACACAACGAACCAAAATGGGCCCACAACGTAGAATTGGGATTTATGTGGCATATGATTCACCATCTATTAAGATATTTAGAACCTTCAATTGGAGAATTTTTTACTGCGAGATTTGCAGATTGCCATTTCGATGAGTTTGAATTTCCAAATCTATGGTAAATAAAGTTGTATCCTGAAGAACAACAAAAGGTTTGTTGGAATGAGAAAACACTATCTCATTATGATCTCCGAAATAAACAATGTGAGCAAGAAATTGAAATAATCATTCACTTGCAAAGAATTACAAATCAATTACCCAATGCCTTTGTTAATACAAAGAATGTGACAAAGTTACATATACATGCAGAGAATGCTCCTGTAAAAAATTGATGTCCCCATAGGACCAGTTACCATTCAACCCGCAAATAAATCTAAAATACGCCAGAAGTGTGGTCGACCAATTGGTTCCAATGATATTGTACCTCGAAAAATAAAGGTACAagagaaagaaaattcaaaagctCCCGAAGAAGCAATCTTGGATGATATAATAAGAGAAATCAATGAACTAAACTTGGATAATATTATTCCTGAAAAATCAAATTCACATGAAAATAATGATATTTcaacaaattatatatcatcTCGAAAATTTTGGGATCGAAATAACACAATTGTTGACAATGTCTCTGTCCTAAATGTCTCATTTGACATCATACATAATGAAGACCTAGAACCACAATCCGTTAATGATTGTCAACAAAGAGATGATTGGCGAAAAGGGAAAAATGTCATACAGACTGAATTAGACTTACTAGAAAAACATAAAGTGTTTGGGCCTGTAGTACGAACACCTGAAAATGTAATCCCAATAGGATACAGATGATTTTTTGTACGAAAGAGGAATGAAAATGGTGAAATTGTAAGATACAAGGCCCGACTCGTAGCCCAAGGTTTCTCGCAGAGACCTGTAATTGATTATGAGAAAACATATTAATTTGTGATGGATGCCACTAATTTTCAATTCCTAATCCGTTTAGCAGTACCAGAAAGTTTTGATATGCGACTTATGGATGTGATAACTGCTTATCTTTATGGTTCACTTGAtagtgaatatatatatatatatatatatatatatatatatatatatatatatatatatatatatatatatatgaaaatccatGAAGGATTCAAACTATCGAAAGAAAATGTTGAAGCACTCAAGGTTATGTTATCAATAAAACTACATAAATCTTTGTATGAATTAAAACAATCTGGTCGCATGTGGTATAATTGTCTTAGTGAATATTTGTTAAAGGAAAGATACAAAAATAATGATATTTGTCCATGTGCTTTTATAAAAAGAACATATGAGGGTTTTGCAATTGTgcagtatatgttgatgatctaAATCTTATTGGCACTCCAAAAGAGCTTACTAAAAATGCCCATTACTTGAAAAATGAGTTTGAGATGAAATATTTAAGAaagacaaaattttcaaattgaacATTTTCAAGAGGGAATATTTGTTCATCAATCATCATatacagaaaaaatattaaagtgCTTTTACATGGACAAGGCACACCCATTAGCATCACCAACTTTGTTCGACCACTTGATGCTAACAAAGATCCTTTTCGACCATTTGAAAATAGAGAAAAAATCGTTGGTCCAGAAGCACCATATCTAAGTGCGATTGGTGCATTATGATATCTCACAAATTATACTCGTCCAGATATATCATTTTTTGTTAACCTTTTAGCTAGATATAACTCATGTCCAACCCGAAGACATAGGAATGGTGTAAAACACATATTTCGTTACCTTCGTGGTACAATTTGTAAGGATTATTTCGTCCGACGGATAtcgaaaataatgaaaatatcagaATATGATGTAAAACAGTGAATTCGTGTTTTGTCAGAATTagatgttgtgccagatgttacaacatctcggacagcATCTACACGCAGCAGAAAATTAACTTTTATAACACAAATTcgctttaaataaataaatggacaagattaaatatgcacaagtataaatacttgtgcggtgccttttggaaaaaattaatcactagaaaatcaCACTGTTTACACAAAGACCTAACACTAGTGATTCCAcgaaaatcaatttcctcaacaagttgagaaaaataaatgctttctaaaacaaataaccagaataaaacaaaacaagaaagcaaaaacgTGTTCCCAAGCAATAGTTCCAAGCGAAACAATCTTCAGCCAACGTCTGCACAGATGTTGTCTTCAGATGCTCCCAACATTCAAGGCAACACTTGGTATCGGCAGTCTTCAAAGGATCAGTGTTGATAGTGATTTTCTCTGAACTTTAGTCGTGCAAAGTATGCGTATAACTTTGAGTAGAAGACGGCCGCCTCCAACTTCCTTGGTTTTCCTTCTTATAGATGAGCGCCTTATCTCATAAGGAAACCTATTAATGAAGGAAAGTAAgagttttattaggaataaactctttttaaacatttaaaatcatatcTTATCAATTTactaaatcttttaatatttcatttttctaggaaggcaaaatcaaatcaaatatttactcAATCAAAACAATGAGGAAAATATATTGGGAAAATAATTAACTATATTAAGCGAAAACTTGGAAAACATtatttcccttcaatctccTCCTTTTTGCCTTTCGTGGACAAAATGAGATTAAAAACATTTATCATTATTAATTCACTTTAACTCCCCCTGAGTTTAAGAATGTTTGTCTCCCCCTGAATAAGATACTGTTAGCCGAGGTGTTGTTAAAGCCAGTACACCTGCACAAACTTTTGATATTTCCAAAAACAACATGAGAAGCAGATGCACGCATATAGTAAAGGCATAAACACTAGTACGAACACTTATAAGAGCAAAAACAGTTAAAATCAAGAACAAAAGAGTATAGTGAAGATCAAAAGCATCCATGCAGTCATTCATCATCCTCCTCATCATCActatcatcatcttcactatcATCCTTAGTGCCAGAAGGTCCAGCATAatcttctccccctttttgtccatGAAAGACATCTATAGTCAACAGAACCTCAATAGTAGTGGCCAACATCTCATAGTAGGCCAAATCTTCCTTGGCCTGAGCAATATTTCGACGGGCATGATCAAGGTGAGCCTGAGCAGCACCAACTGGAATCTTCAAGTACCCAGAGGTGGATGTAGAAAAAGTGGTATGTGGAGAATGACCAATAGCATGAGGGGACGGTGGAGAGACAGTAGGCCGAGAAGAACCAGTGGCAGGGGGTACTGAAGCAGAGGCATTCCACAGAAGATCAACCTTCCTCTTGCCTTGCAGTAGAGCAGGAGCAATCTTGAGGGAGTCACTGACCAGGGAGAAAGGTTCAACTATGTCCTTAATAAACCCTTGTGACTCCAAGATTCCATAAATGAGAGATGGAAATGGGAGCTTGGATGACTTCAAACCTCCGTTGACATACTGCAAAATTGTGTTGAACACCAGGCGTCCAAAATTTAAGGTTGCGTTCccaaccgcaaagagaacaagTGCCTGAGCCTTGGTGACAACCGTGGTATTAGTAGTCGGAGTCCAATTGTGGATGGCAATCTTGTGCAATACCGAATAGAGTGATGTAAGTGTAGCAGCTGAGACCTTGTGGGGATGTAGAGGAAACTGGCTGACCATTCCACCAGTGAGGACAGAAATTACTTCGCTTAAATCCGAAGGAGGCCCGTCGGCAACAACAGGTGTACCATAGTGTGCATTGATTACATCGGCTGTGAATTTGTACACCCTGTTGCGGACAAACACTTGTCCAAACTTTTCCGATCCCGGATCGCCAACGCTTAAAGATAAATTTGCATAAAATTCGAGGACAACCTTATGACAGTAGGACAGAGCATATGTGCATGTGGAAAGCATACTTCGAGACTTTAAGAACTCGATTAAATTGTACTTAGAGAATGCTCCCAAATTCACATTGCGTTCCGCGACAAACTCTCGATTTTCATAGAGGTGACAGTTGGAGAAAGCCGTCTCAGAGTAAAACATGTTGTTGTAGCTATTGGCCAGATCATAGGCAGATAGATCATTGGTTTCTTCCGTGTCCTCAACATCTGGGGCGACATCCATAGGAGCCTGGTTATTTTCTTGTCTGGCACCACCAGCAACCGCGTCATCAGCGGATTCACCAATAGACTGACTTGATGAAGTTGGACTTGTGGAGATTGGAGGAGCAGTAGAGGTAGATGGAGCCTTACCCTTCTGATTTTTCAAGTTGGCCATAAATTGGGCCAACGAAACTTCATCCTCACTTCCATCAACAGGATTCTGAGAGGGTCGTGTTGGAGAGGGTGCAGGCCTAGAgagatcatcatcatcatcatcttggcCGAAGGAAGAGGATGACGAGACAAGAGTAACGAGAGGGGCAGGCTTCTTGCGAGCAACCAATTCGTAGTCCCCATCAGCAGAATCATCTCCCGAAGTCTCTGCAGGTTCGATTAACGATGGACGAGTGGATGATTGCCCCTTGTACCGAAACCGTTTCCCTGGTGTGAGGTCAAAATTATACCCAGTCTGTCTTTTGGATCGACGAACAGGTTGACGCAGAGGATTGAATACTTGGATAATTGGTGGATTCTCAACATCGAAGGCATTTCCGGGTTCGCCTGGTGCAATTACCTCCAAAGGGACTGGATCTTCAGTCGTCAGCGTCAATGGGAGGGACGATTCGACAGTGGGTGTCGTAGCAGATGTTGTATCACTAGGAGCAACATTTTCTGTGTGCCCCATTTCACTCCGAATGTCAAGGGGATCAAAACCTTTGCCTGCCATAGATGGTAATTTGTAAGTTTTAAACAGAGAAAGAAAGAGAATTTCAGAAGGAAATGCGAAAGTGCTGGAGCAATGGCTTAGGGTTTCTAGAGTAGAGATTGTAAAGTAAATGTGGAGTAGAGAGGCTAATAATCACAATTAAGCACAATGTAACTCCATGTAAGTCTAacggtaaaaaaaaatttaactcaGCAAAAATTAGCCTTTACCACCATCGATTGCTCAGCAAAATTTTCGCACAACACTAATTCAAAATTACCAGTAACCCACATCAATTTTCGCTCCACTAGACATCGAGCATTACATAAATTCTAGATGTTCGCACAATCTGGATTTTCATCGAATTTTCTTTTGTCGAATTATCAATATCCTTGTGGCACACCAATATTCACGGAAATAAGTTTATGCATGAGCTAATTATGCCTAAAACAGAATGTAACAGAAATAGAAGCATGAAAGCAGATGTGAGATATGTTTACAGATGGAGTGTTGTCACAAATGTTGGCAACATCCTCTGACAGCACTCACAATTCCCCAAAAAAATTTGATTATCTTCACACTTGGTGATTTAGCAATTTTCTGAACATAggagtggtagctcccacactaggagaacggtcttcattggactccCCTAGGTAGCCTTTTTCCATTTTCTCCTATTGCTGTGGTAATTTTAGAaggggtagctcccacactaaaagCACAGCCTTCATTGGGCTcttttaggtagctttttccatcttTCCTTCTAACCACAGACCCATCTTTTTACTTTTCAATTTTTCTGAGGAGACTTGTCACATTGGTTAGAGTCAAATGACCAATCATCAAGTTCGTTGTGACTGAGTTCAAATGTATAGATGTGAAGATTTCAAAGATAACTAGGAATTGTAAGAGCATCAGAAAATTATGCTACATTGTTGCAACACACCATGTCACAGTATGAATGCAATGTAGTATGCCTAAATCCTAAATATGCTCATGCAAGATaagtgttgtccgagatgttgtgaCATCTGGGGCAACATCTATCAATGATCAAATAgaacacatgctgagagatttcctAAGATTGGAGAATCTCTCAAAGTCCAACGCTTTTGTGAATATGTCAGCCAATTGGTTATTTGTATCaacaaaatcaattctaatCAATCTTTTTTCTACTA from Primulina eburnea isolate SZY01 chromosome 6, ASM2296580v1, whole genome shotgun sequence encodes:
- the LOC140835313 gene encoding uncharacterized protein codes for the protein MTNITKIEFEAYDLTGKNYLSWILDSEVDLVSMNLGKTIKEGNEMSQQDRAKAHIFLCHHLNDGLKVKYLTLQDFKSVSDYNSALFKTSSTLILCGEKVADQDMLEKTLSTFHASNVLLQQQYRERGFQRYSELISCLLVAEQNNELLMKNHQMRPTGSTLFPEANEITFPEEYEIAFLEANDNSTQNHNNESQRGRGRGQRKYYQQQNGKKHKTSHQQWNSNK